One genomic window of Punica granatum isolate Tunisia-2019 chromosome 1, ASM765513v2, whole genome shotgun sequence includes the following:
- the LOC116207496 gene encoding auxin efflux carrier component 2-like produces MISGKNLYEVLSALVPLYKAMFLAYGSVQWWGLFTPMQCAGINRYVATFAVPVLGFNFMATSNLYEINYKFIAADTLQEVVILLALGVWSMIVSDKPIGGGRFGPEWSITLFSLSSLPNTLIVDIPLLEATYGKTAGFLMVQVIVFQSVIWYNLLLILFEYRAAKILINERFPGSVGEITSIRVDSDVVSLSGIEPLETDADRDVDGRFHVRVRGSPFASSNNNSFRLSSIRSDASRASNLSGVEIYLVQSSPVRSISSFHDAGREPVSGVPINPMFLWSGTQGLAGGSVRKHETEVPRYISGAGGAIGHRMTSSNASAAHEPRSLSMDPTVNGSFGGSDNFVRSHSSSDFDLQRLEEFGSKGRNYLIEKWEERSNYEGSVRGSQKVIDGGEDGEGGGEARLQPSIKHEMPPMIVMMKLTLLLVWRKLIRNPNTYASILGAI; encoded by the exons ATGATCTCTGGCAAGAATTTGTACGAGGTGCTCTCGGCGCTGGTCCCGCTGTACAAGGCCATGTTCCTTGCCTATGGGTCAGTTCAGTGGTGGGGACTGTTCACACCGATGCAGTGTGCCGGGATCAACCGCTATGTGGCCACGTTCGCTGTCCCGGTCCTCGGCTTTAATTTCATGGCTACCTCAAACCTTTACGAGATCAACTACAAATTCATCGCTGCCGACACCCTCCAGGAGGTAGTCATCCTCCTTGCCCTTGGAGTATGGTCCATGATTGTCTCGGACAAGCCCATCGGAGGAGGACGCTTCGGCCCCGAGTGGTCCATCACCCTCTTCTCCCTGTCCTCCCTCCCTAACACACTCATTGTCGACATCCCCCTCCTTGAAGCAACGTATGGTAAGACTGCCGGCTTTCTCATGGTCCAGGTGATCGTCTTTCAGAGCGTCATCTGGTATAACCTCCTTCTGATCCTGTTCGAGTATCGAGCAGCCAaaattctcatcaatgagcGTTTCCCTGGCTCTGTCGGTGAGATTACCTCGATCAGAGTTGACTCGGACGTCGTATCCCTTAGCGGCATTGAACCCCTGGAGACGGATGCTGACAGGGACGTTGATGGCAGGTTTCATGTCCGAGTGAGGGGGTCTCCATTTGCTTCCTCAAACAACAACTCGTTTCGGTTATCTTCAATCAGGAGCGACGCCTCGCGAGCGTCAAATCTCAGTGGGGTCGAGATCTACTTAGTACAATCTTCTCCAGTGAGATCAATCTCGAGCTTCCACGATGCAGGCAGAGAGCCGGTTAGCGGGGTGCCGATAAATCCAATGTTTTTATGGAGTGGCACTCAAGGACTAGCTGGAGGATCGGTTAGGAAGCATGAGACGGAGGTGCCGCGTTATATCAGTGGGGCCGGTGGGGCAATCGGTCATCGGATGACCTCCTCCAATGCCTCGGCTGCTCACGAGCCTAGGTCGTTAAGTATGGATCCTACGGTTAATGGTTCATTTGGCGGCTCGGACAACTTCGTCAGGAGCCATTCTTCCTCGGATTTCGATCTTCAACGTCTAGAAGAATTTGGGTCGAAAG GACGAAACTACTTGATCGAGAAGTGGGAGGAAAGATCAAATTATGAGGGGAGTGTGAGAGGATCTCAGAAAGTAATCGATGGAGGAGAAGACGGGGAAGGCGGAGGAGAGGCTAGGTTACAACCATCGATCAAGCATGAAATGCCACCGATGATTGTCATGATGAAGCTTACCCTCCTTTTGGTATGGAGGAAGCTCATCCGGAACCCTAACACTTACGCCAGTATCCTTGGTGCAATCTAG